The Phormidium yuhuli AB48 DNA window TCAGGGAATACCTGCTAGATCTGCCTAAAACTCATTGGCTGGATGCTGCCTGTGTGGGAAGGGTCAATCGGCTAGAAATTCTCACGACTCAGCCTTTGTTGATTAAAGCAACTGGGCATGGGACACGTAAGATGTGCGGCACTAATAAATATGGGTTTCCCTTTCGCCATCGGTCAAGAGTACGGATACATAAGGGTTTCCAGACGGGTGACATCATTGTTGCAAATGTCACGGCAGGCAAGAAGATTGGCTCCTACTTAGGACGAGTTCTTTGCCGTGCCTCTGGCAGCTTCGACATAGCAACCAAGATGGGTAAGGTGGCTGGGATCAGCCACAAATACTGTAAATCAATTCATAAGAGGGACGGTTATGCCTATGCACTCTGAAGGTTGCGGGCGGCTAAAGCCGCTTGAGTCGGTTTTCCTCCCCGCTCTGAAGAGACGGGGCGTCCAACCATCCCAGGAGCTTTTACGTGAAACGTTCTGGAGTCTTAGCCCTTAGCTTGGCCCTAATCCTAGGTCTAGGGGGCACTTGGGCGATCGCCACCGTTGAGGATCACCAGCAAAGCCGTCAGCAATGTCAACAGCTCATTGATCGGGTCAATCAGGGCTATGCCCAGACCTTGGCCTTTCAGGGGAGTGATGCTACCGCTCTGAAACGTTTAGCAGGCCAACTCAATACCATTGCGGATTCATTGCGCCAACTGGAGATTGATCGTCGCCCCTTGCGTCACATCCAGCAGCAATTCGTCCAAGGCTATCGTAACCTGAGCCAAGGCTATTATGGCATTGTAGAGGCCTTAGTCGCGGCGGACAATGCCCCTAAGAACGAAACGGGGTTAGAACAGGTTCAACAGGCTCAAATCCAAGTCAAAGAAGCCGGAGCCGCCGCCCATGAGGCAGCCCGTCACATTGACCAACTCGCCCAAGATCTCAACCAACTCTGTCATAGCAATTAAAGGGTTAATGATGACGAAGTCGCCATTCACGGTAAAGCATGGAAAACTGGAACTGGCTGCGATCGCAACTGACTCCGCCCCGAATTCGCTCCTGGCAAACCCTCATTCTCAGTAGCTTCATCACCTGGTTTCTCTCATTCTTAGTGGTTTTATCGGAACCCGAGATTGAGTTTTATAGTTCTCCCTTAACCGGACTAGGATGGGCCTTTTTTCTCGTAGGGCTGATTTGGTGGCAAAGTATCCGACCCTGGAAACTGGGGCGAATTTCTCTGACCCCAAGTATCATTGCCGCAGTGTTTTGTTCCCTGTTTTTACAAAACTCCCAGGGAGAACTCTCTCAAGGGGTCTTTTTACTCTATCCCATCCTAACCACCTTCATCGCCGCCTTACCCGCCTGTCGGAACCGAAACAATCGTCCCTGCCTCCCCTCACCCCAGCGACGGCCCTTAATCCTAATCCAATTCCTCATCGCTGTGGTCTGTAGCTGTTGGCTACAACTGACCTTTATGTTACAATACTGGATTGAAGCCTACCCCAATCTAGCCACAGCAGACCTATCCCAAAGTCAGTTTGTCCTACGGACAGGGACGCCCTTCCAACTACGGGGGTATGAGCTACTGCGTCCGATTCCAGACCGGCTCGACCGCTATTTCAACCGTCGTCCTTGGTCTGAGATTGAACGAATCCTACTCGAAGTCCGTCAGAACCCCGAGAACTTTTGGCGTTCTCTGAATATCGAACCGAGCGCTCGCATCGGTACCTTAGAGCAATATCCCCGAGCCGAACTCACCAGTGACGGTGATGAAGGCTATTATCTAACCATTACCCTGTATTGGTATCATCCCTGGTTTGATGAGCAACGGGAGCAACTAAGTCTGCACTGTCATCTCTACCCCGTTTCCCCATCGCAGGAACGACTCTCCCCCAATCCCTCCGATATCGGGAGAGTGATCTGTAATACTGATAGTCAGCAACTGTTTAAGCCCATGGGTCATTTTAATTTCTCTGAGGAGTCTTAAGTGTTGCTATTTGCCTTAACTGTTCTGGCGTAAATGATGATGGATTCCTTAACACAACCTAAGCCAAAAAATGCCGCTGCGATGCGGATTCTGGTCACCGCTAAAAATGCTTTCCGGGAAGTGCTGCGGGAGCGAATTTTATACTTGGTGGGTCTGTATGCCCTTCTCCTAATCTTAAGTTTACGGATTTTGCCCCCTCTCTCAGCCGGAGCCCATCCGAAAATTTTTCTGGACTTGGGCTTAGGAAGTATGGAAGTGCTGACTCTTTTAGTGGCTGCATTTGTTAGTACTCGCTCCTTGGAGAAGGAAATTCAACAGCGGACTCTATTGGTCTTAATTTCCAAACCAATTAGTCGAGGGGAATTGCTGATTGGCAAGTTTCTTGGACTTTGGGGTGTGCTTCTCGTTTCTCTCGTTATGATGGGGCTTTTAATGGTAGGAATTGCTGCGTTGGGAGGCATCGCGCTACCGCTGGCAAGCCTTCTTCTGTCTTTAGTATTTCTGGCTCTAAAATTAGCAATCCTGACAGCCGTCGCCTTACTTTTTAGTGCGTTTACAAGCTCTTTATTAGCCGCATTTTTTACCCTGGGGATTTACCTAATGGGTAATTTTAGTCAGGACTTATTACAATTGGGGGACACCCTAGATAGCGAGAGTTTTCAAATTTTAGCCACTCTTCTCTACCTCATTTTGCCAGACTTCTCCCGTTTAAATCTTAAAAATGACGCCCTGTACGGGATGGTGGCAATGCCCGATGTGGGACTCTTAACCGTTAATGGCATCTATGGGGTTATTTATGCCGTTGTCCTACTGGCCTTGGCGATCGCCATCTTCCAACGGCGACAACTTTAACTCAGAAGACGGCTCATCAGGGAAACATCCACCCCAAACAGGACTCCTAGTAACAATAGGGGGGGCCTTCAGGAGCTTGCGATTGTAACTCCTCCTTTAGAGTTTTTTCACTCGCAACATGAACCCGATCTCGCCCTTCCGTTTTAGCTAAATAGAGTGCGCGATCGGCACATTTCAAGAGCGCCTCTCCTGTTAACCGAGGATCCGGAATCATACTGGCTACCCCGAGACTGAGGGTCACGCGATCGCTACATTGAGAGGTTTCATGGGGAATCCAGAGTCGCCGGACTGCCTCTAACGTCCGTTGGGCCACCGCCAGGGCGCCCTGATAGCTCGTTTGAGGTAACACCGCCACAAACTCCTCACCTCCATAGCGAGCCACCAGATCCTCAGGACGGCAAATGGTTTCCGAGATGACCTTCGCGACCCGACGTAAACAATCATCACCTGCCTGATGGCCATAGGTATCATTAAAGGGTTTAAAACAATCAATATCGGCAATCAATAAGGACAAATAGGTTTGGTCTTGAGCGCTCCGTTGCCATTGTTCCCGTAACTGTTCATCAAAGGCACGACGATTGGCAATTTGAGTTAACCCATCCAAATTTGCCAACGCCTCAAGTCGAGAATTTGCAGCTTCTAACTGATGGTTAGCCAACTCCAACTGACTCGCTAAACGGCGTTCTTCTAAGACTTGTAAACTCAACTTCTGACTGAGTTGATGTTCACGAGCGAGAGAGCGTTGGAGAGCTTGGGTCGCACGATGGGCTTCAATCAAGCGTCGGATACGCTGACGCAAAACACCCCAATGAATCGGCTTGGTAATAAAATCTTCCGCCCCCATCTCAAACGCCCGTTCAATAGAATCCGAGTCTTGCAGCGTCGTGATAATTAGAATCGGCGGACAGTTATCATGAAACTGTTGTTTCAACCGTTGGCAACATTCAAACCCTCCCATCTGGGGCATCATGGCATCGAGCAAAATTAAATCCGGGAGTTGGAATTGACAATGCTCTAGACAGTCTTGACCATTACTGACATCAACACTCTCATAACCGTCCCGCTCAACGGCCCGTTTCATCAACATCCTTAAGGTGCGTTCATCATCAGCAATCAAAACCGTCCCTTTCGGGACAGGAGATTCAGCATTAGTCATAGTCAAGTCGTCGTAGGAGTCTTGTGAAAGCCATCTGGAGGTGATCAACATCTCTCTCAAAATCCTGAATTAGAGCCTGTCGTTCTGAGCTGGAGGTCTCGACAAAACCACCCTGTCGGATCTGTTCTTCCAGAGTCCGGCAGCGATGAGTGAGAGCGGCAGCCCCCAAGCTCGCACTTACAGAGCCAAGAGCATGAGTCACGTCATTGATCATATCAAGCTCTCCTACATCTAGGGCGAGGCGTAGACGGGGATTTCTGCAGGGAGGGGAACTAAAGGAGTTTGAGGAGACTCGGGTGTGACGATCGCCCTCAAGGGCATGGGCCGTTAGGGCAATAATATAGGGTTGTGGCCGACCTTGCTGACTCAACGGAATTTAATTTCGCTATCCCGTAGAGCCTCTTGGGCGAGTTTTTCGCTACTAGATATCACGGAAAGTTCCCACATAGCCGATTAGGGAGTCTTGAGAATCATAGAAGGGGACTAAGTGACCGGAGATCCAACAGAGGCTCTGGTCTTGGCGTAGAAGTCGATACTGTAAGGTCAGTGGCTGATGCTGATTCAGGGCCGGGTCCCAGGCTTGAAAGACACGATCGCGATCGCCCGGATGAATGGGGGTGAGCCAACCATAATCGAGAGACTCTTCCAGGGACAGTCCTGTGATTTGACACCAATGGGGGTTGACATAGCGACAGGCCCCGAGCGGATCGGCTAACAGTAGCCCCACGGGGGCCGATTTGACGATGAGGCTAAATTCCTCTAGTTGTGGCTCTGGGGCGACTTGGAGGAGGTGCGGATCCTGGATGGGGCGTAGGGTGGCGAGCCACGCCGCAGGGGTGGGCGATCGCTCTGGGGAAGGGGAGGATGCCAGCCGTTGGGCCCAGACCTCAACCCAGAGTTTTTGACCATCCTGACGGCGGGTTATCACCGTTCTACGCCAGTTATCTTGAGGGAACGAGGTGGGGTGAGCGTCATGGAGGGGAGATGGCTCTAAGACCTGACAATAGGTGGCTAGGGGTTGGCCGATGATCTGTTCGGCGTCAATGTTGTAGAGGGTTTCAGCTTGGGGACTCCAGTACAGGACGTGCCCTCTCCCATCGACGATCACAGCAGCTTCATTGATGTGACCGAGGATATGCTGTTGCCAGCGTTCAGTTTGTTGGAGAGATTGGAGAGCGTGACCCTGCTGTGCCAGAAGTTGGGCTTGGTGTTCAAGTTGGGTTCGCAACTCTTGATTTTCGTTGCTGAGGTGTTGATGCTCGAAAAGCTGGTTTAGGCGAAGGCTCAGATACTCGGCCAGTTTTTGGCTAACGTCTTGTTGCTCTGGAGTCCAGGCCCGGGGGCGATCGCAGTGGTGGGCCATGAGCCAGCCCCAAAGGGGTTGTCCGTGGGGTTGGAGGGGGTTGAGGAGATAACTTTTAATTTGAAAGTGGTCTAGGAGATTGAGATAGCAGGGACTAAAGGATTCTTGGCTGACATCGTTGATCATGTGGGTTGATTGAGGGATGTCTGAGGGTTGAAAGCAGATGTCTTGAATCTGATGATGGAGGCTAACGGAAGCGGGAGGCCGCAGGGCTTCGGCGATAATGGTTCCCCAGTTTGGCTCAGTGAGTTGATAGACGATGACGCGATCGCAATCTAGGAGAGATTGAACTTCGGTGACAGCAGACTCAAGCAACTGGGGGAGGGAACGAGCATAGCTCAAGTTGAGCAAACTGGCACTCAGATGCTGCGCGATCGCGAAGGGGGGGGCAGCATCATGATCGGGGCTTGAGTGGGGGCGATCGCTCATCGTCATCCTAGAGTAATGCCTTGAGTTGGGCTTGGGCCTTGGATAAGGATTCCCTCCATTCTTGCTCAGGATCACTATCGGCGACAATGCCTGCACCGACCTGGCCCCAAATCTGTCCTTGATGACACAGGAGAGTCCGAATCAAGATATTGAGGTCAAGATAACCCCGCTGATCGAGATAACCACAAGAGCCATAGAAGAGACTGCGGCGGACGGGTTCAAGTTCTTCGATAATCTCCATACAACGGACTTTCGGACAGCCGGTAATGGTTCCCCCTGGGAATAAAGCGGCGATGGCATCAATGGGGTCTATGTTCGCGGCAAGCTGGCCGATGACATTGCTCACCAGGTGCATGACATGGCTGTAGCGTTCGACCACCAGTAGTTCATTCACTCGCACTGACCCCCAGTGACAAACTCGCCCCAGGTCGTTACGTTCTAGGTCTACTAACATGATATGTTCCGCATTTTCTTTGCGGTTATCGAGGAGTTCGGCTTCGAGTTGGCGATCGCGCTGGGGGGTTTGGCCTCGGGGTCGGGTTCCGGCGATGGGACGGGTTTGAGCGATCCCCTCTCGTAGCTGCAACAGTCGTTCTGGGGAGCAACTAACCACCTGTCCCCAGGGGGTTTGCCAATAGCTAGCGAAGGGGGAGGGGTTAATCTGGTGCAGGCGGCGGTAGATTTGCCAAGGATGACGGTTAAGATGGGTACTAAAGCGTAGGGAGAGGTTGGTTTGAAAGATATCCCCGGCGCGGATATAGGCTTTAGCCCGACGCACCATGGCTTCATAGTCGGTTTGTTGAGAGAGAAACTCAATCTTTGGAGGAGCGCCGAGGGGGCTAGGCGGCTCATGGGAGGGCTGCCATCGGCTCCAGGTCTGTTCGAGGCGATCGAGCTGTTGGGGGCTGCTGGCGGCGAACCAGAGGGTGTTGTGGTGATGGTCAAGGACGGCGAAGTGTTCAGGTTCGTACCAGAAGGCGATGGGGAAGGGGAGGCGATCGCGATTGTGGTAGGGCAGTTGTTCAATTTCCCAACCGAGATCGTAGCCAAGCCAACCCAGCCAGCCCCCGGTGAAGGGAAGTTGGGCAATCTCTGGGGGATAGGTTGGGCTTGGGGTGTCTAAATTGGCGGCTAATGTATGCCGCAAAAACGGTAGAATTTCACCGAGTCTGGGAGTCCAGTGCTGGGAGATGCCTGCCCGTTCCCGAGGACGACCGGCACAGATGGAATAGCCAGTTAAATCGGGTGTTTCCGAGCTGGAGGGACTTTCTAGGAGGACGGCGATGGGATCATTGAGGAATAAGGCGGCAAAAACCTCAGAGGCGGTCTGGGATTCCAGGGGATGCGATCGCCAAAACCAGGGCTGTCGGGCGTTCATAGGCGCGGTTTCACGGAGCGGGTGACAAAATCGGTGAACGGTTAAGAGACTGGGAGTTTAAGAGTTTAGGATGTTTAGTTATCTTAAGGGTTTGTTGGTCGGTGTTCAGATGGTGGTTCCTCAACGTCCTGTCTTAACGCTGGAGGTGAACGGCCTTGGCTATGAGGTGCAGATTACGCCACGATTCGCACGGGAACTCCCGAAAACTCAGGCGGAGTTCCAGGTATTTGTTGATTTGCAACTTCGCGATGACCGTCTGTTGCTGTTTGGTTTTGCCACAGCGGCGGAGCGAGATCTGTTTCGTCAGTTAATTCGTGCCAGTGGCGTGGGGGCTCAGTTGGCGATGGCTTTGTTGAGTACTTTGGCGTTAGAGGATTTGGTGCAGGCGATCATCTCGGGGAATCATAAGATTCTCTCGCAAACACCGGGCGTTGGGAAGAAGACCGCCGAACGTATTTCCCTAGAATTACGAGAAACTCTAGACCAATGGCGAGAACAGGCCAATTTGGACGTGGTTGCCACGGCTGGGTTGGCGGGTGACTTACTCGACGATGTGGAGATGACGTTATTGGCGTTGGGGTACAGTCCCCAGGAAGTGGTTTCAGCGTTGAATGCGGTGTCGAGTGATCTGCCGTTGGGCGATCGTGAGAATGCCCAAGCCTGGATTAAGGACGCCATTTCTTGGCTCTCGCGGGAGGTGGCTAACTAGGGGATGCAGTTTCTGTGCTAAATTGGAGGGCACGGCACCACCACTTCAGCTATCGCTCGGTGACCATTCGACTATCGCTCAGTGACCAGGGTTCGCCCCTACAGGTATCCGGTTCCTCCAGGGAGTCTCAATTATGCTGTCAACCATTCAGTGGACGGTGGAAGACTACCACCAGATTGTTAAAACGGGGATTCTCGACGATCGCCCCGTGGAATTACTCGCTGGAGACATTGTAACGATGGCCCCAGAAGCCGAACCTCATGCGTTTTTCAGTCGCACGGCGGGCCAATATCTCACCCGATTACTGGGCGATCGCGCTCTGGTGAGTCCCGCCAAACCCATTACCCTCGCCAACCAATCGGAACCGGAACCGGATTTGGCGATCGTACAACCTCTAGGACGGGAATATCTCTCTCATCATCCCTATCCCGAAAACATCTTCTGGCTGATTGAATATGCCAATACCAGTTTAGAGAAAGATTCCACAATAAAATACCATATCTATGCTGAAGCAGGCATCCCCGAATACTGGCTGGTGAATCTACGAACGAGAGAATTAGTTGTTCACCGGACCCCCAGAGGACGAGAGTATGAATCGAGACAAATCTTCCAAAATGGGACAATTTCTTCTCTAGCATTTCCCGATATTTCCATTGCTATTGAACGCATTATTTCGGCTTAAGTTCAAGCCGAATCTTTGCAACTCCTAAGAACTCGCAAAAAACTTGAGCCAGAGCCAGACTCCCCAAAATTCCCCCAGCTGCACCTTCCCCCAGGAGCCATATTTTGCTATAATCGGGGCTTGTTTTTCAATCATCCGCCTTACCTGTGAAACTTCCTCAAACATTGATGCTGCTCGGTTCCGGTGAACTGGGGAAAGAAGTTGTCATCGCCGCGCAACGGCTGGGAAATACTGTGATTGCGGTCGATCGCTACGAGAATGCACCGGCGATGCAGGTGGCGGATATTGCTGAAGTGG harbors:
- a CDS encoding PAS domain-containing protein, whose product is MSDRPHSSPDHDAAPPFAIAQHLSASLLNLSYARSLPQLLESAVTEVQSLLDCDRVIVYQLTEPNWGTIIAEALRPPASVSLHHQIQDICFQPSDIPQSTHMINDVSQESFSPCYLNLLDHFQIKSYLLNPLQPHGQPLWGWLMAHHCDRPRAWTPEQQDVSQKLAEYLSLRLNQLFEHQHLSNENQELRTQLEHQAQLLAQQGHALQSLQQTERWQQHILGHINEAAVIVDGRGHVLYWSPQAETLYNIDAEQIIGQPLATYCQVLEPSPLHDAHPTSFPQDNWRRTVITRRQDGQKLWVEVWAQRLASSPSPERSPTPAAWLATLRPIQDPHLLQVAPEPQLEEFSLIVKSAPVGLLLADPLGACRYVNPHWCQITGLSLEESLDYGWLTPIHPGDRDRVFQAWDPALNQHQPLTLQYRLLRQDQSLCWISGHLVPFYDSQDSLIGYVGTFRDI
- a CDS encoding DUF5357 family protein, yielding MENWNWLRSQLTPPRIRSWQTLILSSFITWFLSFLVVLSEPEIEFYSSPLTGLGWAFFLVGLIWWQSIRPWKLGRISLTPSIIAAVFCSLFLQNSQGELSQGVFLLYPILTTFIAALPACRNRNNRPCLPSPQRRPLILIQFLIAVVCSCWLQLTFMLQYWIEAYPNLATADLSQSQFVLRTGTPFQLRGYELLRPIPDRLDRYFNRRPWSEIERILLEVRQNPENFWRSLNIEPSARIGTLEQYPRAELTSDGDEGYYLTITLYWYHPWFDEQREQLSLHCHLYPVSPSQERLSPNPSDIGRVICNTDSQQLFKPMGHFNFSEES
- a CDS encoding Hpt domain-containing protein, which encodes MSQQGRPQPYIIALTAHALEGDRHTRVSSNSFSSPPCRNPRLRLALDVGELDMINDVTHALGSVSASLGAAALTHRCRTLEEQIRQGGFVETSSSERQALIQDFERDVDHLQMAFTRLLRRLDYD
- the ruvA gene encoding Holliday junction branch migration protein RuvA; this encodes MFSYLKGLLVGVQMVVPQRPVLTLEVNGLGYEVQITPRFARELPKTQAEFQVFVDLQLRDDRLLLFGFATAAERDLFRQLIRASGVGAQLAMALLSTLALEDLVQAIISGNHKILSQTPGVGKKTAERISLELRETLDQWREQANLDVVATAGLAGDLLDDVEMTLLALGYSPQEVVSALNAVSSDLPLGDRENAQAWIKDAISWLSREVAN
- a CDS encoding ABC transporter permease, whose product is MMMDSLTQPKPKNAAAMRILVTAKNAFREVLRERILYLVGLYALLLILSLRILPPLSAGAHPKIFLDLGLGSMEVLTLLVAAFVSTRSLEKEIQQRTLLVLISKPISRGELLIGKFLGLWGVLLVSLVMMGLLMVGIAALGGIALPLASLLLSLVFLALKLAILTAVALLFSAFTSSLLAAFFTLGIYLMGNFSQDLLQLGDTLDSESFQILATLLYLILPDFSRLNLKNDALYGMVAMPDVGLLTVNGIYGVIYAVVLLALAIAIFQRRQL
- a CDS encoding anthranilate synthase component I → MNARQPWFWRSHPLESQTASEVFAALFLNDPIAVLLESPSSSETPDLTGYSICAGRPRERAGISQHWTPRLGEILPFLRHTLAANLDTPSPTYPPEIAQLPFTGGWLGWLGYDLGWEIEQLPYHNRDRLPFPIAFWYEPEHFAVLDHHHNTLWFAASSPQQLDRLEQTWSRWQPSHEPPSPLGAPPKIEFLSQQTDYEAMVRRAKAYIRAGDIFQTNLSLRFSTHLNRHPWQIYRRLHQINPSPFASYWQTPWGQVVSCSPERLLQLREGIAQTRPIAGTRPRGQTPQRDRQLEAELLDNRKENAEHIMLVDLERNDLGRVCHWGSVRVNELLVVERYSHVMHLVSNVIGQLAANIDPIDAIAALFPGGTITGCPKVRCMEIIEELEPVRRSLFYGSCGYLDQRGYLDLNILIRTLLCHQGQIWGQVGAGIVADSDPEQEWRESLSKAQAQLKALL
- a CDS encoding Uma2 family endonuclease, encoding MLSTIQWTVEDYHQIVKTGILDDRPVELLAGDIVTMAPEAEPHAFFSRTAGQYLTRLLGDRALVSPAKPITLANQSEPEPDLAIVQPLGREYLSHHPYPENIFWLIEYANTSLEKDSTIKYHIYAEAGIPEYWLVNLRTRELVVHRTPRGREYESRQIFQNGTISSLAFPDISIAIERIISA
- a CDS encoding GGDEF domain-containing response regulator, with the translated sequence MTNAESPVPKGTVLIADDERTLRMLMKRAVERDGYESVDVSNGQDCLEHCQFQLPDLILLDAMMPQMGGFECCQRLKQQFHDNCPPILIITTLQDSDSIERAFEMGAEDFITKPIHWGVLRQRIRRLIEAHRATQALQRSLAREHQLSQKLSLQVLEERRLASQLELANHQLEAANSRLEALANLDGLTQIANRRAFDEQLREQWQRSAQDQTYLSLLIADIDCFKPFNDTYGHQAGDDCLRRVAKVISETICRPEDLVARYGGEEFVAVLPQTSYQGALAVAQRTLEAVRRLWIPHETSQCSDRVTLSLGVASMIPDPRLTGEALLKCADRALYLAKTEGRDRVHVASEKTLKEELQSQAPEGPPYCY